GGCCCCGCGAGCCGCAGCCCCGAAGTCCTGAGCCGCGTGACAGTTGAGGYCAGAAACGTATCCACTACGAGTGGACAGAACTGCCGTTCTCGCTGCTGTGCAATCTCCGTGCGAGCGTCTTCCCAACGCCACGCCGCCTTATAAAGTCGTTCGTGTGTCAGAGCATCGAACACATCACAGACCGAAAAGATTCGGGCATTCAGGGGAATCTGTTCTCCCATCAAACCATCCGGATACCCCTTGCCATCCCAGCGCTCATGGTGAGAGCGAATCACTTCCAGTGCCCCTACCGAAAGATTGGGAATTCGCGAGGCGATGTCCGCTCCGAGCACTGTATGATTTTTCATCACCTCCCACTCGTCGCTGGTCAGGGCGCCCGGTTTAAGGAGAATCGCATCTGGAATCGAGAGTTTGCCAAGGTCATGCAAAAACGCCCCTTGCCTGAGGTCGTTCAGGGCTTGGCCCGTCAGTCCGATGAGCGTTCCAAGCCTCACCGCCATCTCAACCACTCTCTCCGTATGCCCATGGGTCTCCAAGTCTCTGGCTTCGAGGGCAAYACCCAACCCCAGGAGACCRCCCTCCAAGTTGASCCGGGTGGTTTCGGCAACCTGAAAAAGCTCCAGCGCATGCCCGAACCTCAGGGCGGCGAGTTCCAGCATCCGTTGCATCTCCARCGTGACGACCTTCCAGGTGCTCAGGTGAATCAGGGTCAAAATGCCGACAACCCGACCGGCGATCAGCACTGGCGTGAGGATGGTGGTCTTGACGCCAGCCTCAATCCAGGAAGCAAAGGCCAGGGGATGGTTCGGGTAGTCGACACTGATGACTGTCGCCCCAGKAGACCACCCTCCAAGTTGAGCCGGGTGGTTTCGGCAACCTGAAAAAGCTCCAGCGCATGCCCGAACCTCAGGGCGGCAAGTTCCAGCATCCGTTGCATCTCCAACGTGACGACCTTCCAGGTGCTCAGGTGAATCAGGGTCAAAATGCCGACAACCCGACCGGCGATCAGCACTGGCGTGAGGATGGTGGTCTTGACGCCAGCCTCAATCCAGGAAGCAAAGGCCAGGGGATGGTTCGGGTAGTCGACACTGATGACTGTCGCCCCAGTTCTCACAACCAAGGCAGGCATAGGCGTGAATGGTACGTGGAGGTTCAAGACGAACCCGGGGAGCAGCGCTGTGATAGCCGGGTCCTGATCAAGATGCCGGGCCAGCATCCCGTCCGATGAGACCTCGATATATGTGGCCATGTCGAAGTGAAGGAGAGTCCGGGTCCGTGCAAGACCTGTGCGGATGACTTCCTCCGGGGTCGCCAACGTTTCGAGTTGCTGGGAAAACGCGTACAAGCCCAAGTCTATGGTTGCCGGATCTCCGGTGAGGGCCTGCTGCTGCTTTTCTTCGTACATTTGATGATCAGCAAGGGCGAAAGCTCGTTCGAACTGTGGTGGCGTCTCGAAGACAGCAATGCCAAACGAAAAGGCGCAGATGCCGGGAAGAACGCTGGGGATCGCCTGTTGAACTGTGGTGAGGATCTTGCGCACCTTGTCCTGAGGGTGCCCTGGAAACAAGATGACAAACTCGTCCCCGCCCCAACGGCACAACACGGTGTCGTCGGCCAGGTATGCCTTGAGGTGTTGACTGATTGTCTGAAGATACCGGTCTCCTTCACTATGGCCATACTGGTCATTGATGACCTTGAGCTGGTTGACATCCAGAACGGCCAGGACGACGGGGGCCGAGGGGAGGGACAGTAGATCCTGCTGAAGGCCGAAACGGTTCAGGAGCTCAGTCAAGGGATCAAGAATGGTGCGCTGATAGGCATGGCGTTGAGATGTCCTGAGTCTGAGATACGTACTCAGGGCGAAGAGGGCACTGCTTACGACGGCCAGGAAGGTGAGGAGCGAGATGAGCGCAGGCGAGAGCATGGGCACACCCCAGAGAGAGGTGGCGGCCATGCGGAGGAGAACGTAGCCGGTGAGTCCAAAAAATAAGCTCAGGGGGAGCGTGGTTCGCCTTTGTCCTCGTAAGAATGAGGTAAAGGTCGAGATGCAGAACAAGATGACCACGAGGAGAAGCAGAGTCAGCAACTGGATGACTCCACCCCAGGTCAATTCGACTTGGGGTGGAGGCCTGGAAGGAAAGGGAAGCGTGAGGAAACCTAACAGAAGGAAAAAACCGAAAATCGTGAGGTCGAGTCCGCCTTGGCGCCAGTGCGCTGTGAAATTGAAACCAGGAATCACGAGGAAAGCCGGGGTAATTTCATAAGAAGGCGGCCATAGTTCGAATATAGGCCGCAAAGATGCTGAGGGAGTTGCAACAATCTACGCTATGCTTCACAAAGTGACTGTTGAGATCATTGGTGGTCTTTTGACTTGCTATTCGGCTCTGCGTCAAGCTATTCCAATGGTTTTAAAATCACAAAGGGTATTGAAAGCGCGTTTCGGTGGTTGCGTTTTTTAGCGTGCAAGATGTCAGGTGACACTCATTCTTAGACTCAGAACTTGCACCTCGCATAGGACAATGAATAACCGTGCTGGCCGAGAAATTCCGCGTTTTTCGTGAAGAGATGCAATAGGCGACCGAGGTGCGGCCAAGGTAAAGCTTCGGCTGAAGAGCGAGCAGCGCACGGCGTGCGCTGCTCGCCAACGTTTGTCCTGGCTGTGCGTCCAGCAGGGTCAGCGTCCAAGCCACGAAGATCAGGAGTAGCCACCGGTCCAGTCCCCGCGCGGTCCGGAGGGCGAAGCGATTCAGCCCGAACTGATGTTTACTCTCCTTGAAGAAGGATTCGATCTGCCAGCGTTTCGCTCCCTCTGAGATCACCTTGGCACCCTCCATCAACTCAGAGGACACTGCGTGGAACACGCGTTGGCCGCGCTGAACGCGGCCGAGCGTCAGAGTGTCGTGCGGCCAGTTTTGGAGTTCGACGTACCCGCCATGCGGGCAATCCGCAACGGTGACGACGCCGGAATGCTCGGTCCGCCTGGTCGACCGGATGCCGACGAAGAATTCGAAGCCCAGCAGTCGAACCTCGTCCAGAAAGGCGGCGGCCTCAAATCCACTGTCGGCGAGGACGCGCACCCGGAACCGGGTGCGAATGGGGTCCGGGACGGTGCGCAGCAGGTCACGGGCCAGCGTGACAGGCGTAGAGGTCCCTTTGCCGCGGTAGACCCGGTATCCCACCGGAAACTTCAGGGCCCCATAGTGCGCAAACAGGATCACGAGGTGAATCCCGTGGACCTCGTTATAGACGCGAACGAACGGCAGCTGGCGTCCCGTTTTCGGGACGCCGGTGAGATCGACACTCAGTCGCAAGCAGGGACGATGTTTCCGCCTGGCCGCCTGGAGGAGGGCCCACTGGGTGTCCTGCAGCAAGGTCCAGCATGCCGCGGTATCCCAGTCATACTCGTTGAAGAAGCGACTGAGCGCACTGGTGCTGACGGACTCCGCTTGGTGAAGAACCGTCCTGATGTGTGGATCGAGGAATAGATAGAACGCAGCCCCGAGGCTGCGTTGCTGGTAGGCCGTGGGAGGGACGGCGAGGAGGCGGTCTGTCAGAATGCGGGCGCGCTCCCAGAGAGGCTGTGACGTAGACACTCCCAGACTCTCGCGTCTGGGAGCGCTTTTTTCGTCCTATGCAGGTGCAACTTCTGAGTCAGTTGTCATTTATTGCGAAAAGCAAGTCTCTATTTCAAAGCCGACTTATTCTGCGTGAGGTGAACTTCATCAGATTAGGATGTCATACTTTGGTTAGACCAAAAATATCAAATAAAGGTGACGTTAATTTTGCCTAGAAATATGCTCTAGTCAACGGTATGACGAACCTCCAGCAATCCACCCTCACCATTCTCCTCTACGGAAGCTGGAAATTTGATAAGAATTCTGATCAAAGGTATTTCAGGGGTCGCATTCTGAAATCAGAACAATTGGGAATCACAAAAGGCAATCTGGCGACGGTTACGTACGCGGTTCAACATAACCAAGTCATGAAGCATCAGGAACAGGGGGGCTACACCTTGAAAACAGCACAGGCGAAACTCACTCTGATGAGCTTCCTTTGTGAGACTATTGGACAACCTGGCCATGAAGGTCGGGACGATACTGTACCTGCCCATTGGGCTGCGCGGGCAATCTTAAAAACGCTGCCGCTCCATCGCGCGTGAGGAGAAGAGGTCTGGGTGGCGTCCCTTCAATAACCATTCCAGATATTCCAAGCACGTTCAATCTTTTTTCCCGTGTATCTGCCAAGGAACCTAGGGACAATCGATATCCGAACCGGACAAGAAAATGACAGACTCTCGGAACAGTAGGTGTGAGACACCCGTTCCCTTCAGGATGCCCTGCTGAGGATGGCTTTATGATGCCCCTCGCCCCCATCGATCTGATGTCCTCTCCTACCCAACACGATGTGCATCAGCAAGCCGAGCAGCTGCGGTCTACCTTGAGGCCGGATCTTCGGCGGCAATTCTCCGATATGCCGCTCCTTGCCCCATCAGCCTTTGCCCGGGCATTTCTGAGCTTGAACCTCAGCCTCAAAGGGGAGACCTACACCATCAGGTACCAAGCTAAAGGACGAGGCTATACCTGGCGCACGGGCGCCTGGCACCGTCAGCTCAGCACGCCACTGTTTAATCTGGACACCGCTGCCTTAACTCAAGGCTTGGAGCAGCTCAACACCCTTATCGCTGCGGAACAGGAGGCCTTTGGGCGAGAGTGCAACCTTGACCGCGTTCTCGTGACGCTCCCGACCGGTGTACCGTGATGTTCTTCATGCTGTCTACAACACGATGTGTAGATCTCCTGGAAAGTTCAATGAGAAGGCGGCTCATGACGACGGGTGAATCCTTCTGGCTCAATCTTGGCCAGCGCACTGGCCCACTGCGATCACCGTGCCCATCTGGACTGGAGTGTCGATGGCCGGTAGAGCTGGTTGCTGCGTCATCTGGAGGCACATCCTGAGTCCAGTGCAGCAGTATGTTTACTCCGCCAGACCAAACTTGAACTGACCGAACAGGACGTGCGTCGAGTAGCCCATTAGCTGGCTTGGGAGTTCTGAGATGAAGCGAGAAATCGAAAAGACTGAAAGACCTTGAGAAGGTATTTGGGAGATCAAGTTATCAGATGACGTCAAGACATAAAAGAATTTTATTTTAAAATTCAATCTGCTTAATCTTAAAATATTTTATGAACATATTAATTTAAGGCAGCTTTCTTTCACTCTTCCTAATTGAAGACAGACCTTCAGAAATTTAGAGGAAAATGCAATGGATGACTTTAGGGTAATCAGTAATTTTATGGAGTTTGAAAGAATTTGGCAGACACATGTCACGCCT
This genomic stretch from Deinococcus sp. Leaf326 harbors:
- a CDS encoding HD-GYP domain-containing protein; this translates as MLIAGRVVGILTLIHLSTWKVVTLEMQRMLELAALRFGHALELFQVAETTRXNLEGGLLGLGXALEARDLETHGHTERVVEMAVRLGTLIGLTGQALNDLRQGAFLHDLGKLSIPDAILLKPGALTSDEWEVMKNHTVLGADIASRIPNLSVGALEVIRSHHERWDGKGYPDGLMGEQIPLNARIFSVCDVFDALTHERLYKAAWRWEDARTEIAQQRERQFCPLVVDTFLXSTVTRLRTSGLRLAGP
- a CDS encoding diguanylate cyclase domain-containing protein, with amino-acid sequence MAATSLWGVPMLSPALISLLTFLAVVSSALFALSTYLRLRTSQRHAYQRTILDPLTELLNRFGLQQDLLSLPSAPVVLAVLDVNQLKVINDQYGHSEGDRYLQTISQHLKAYLADDTVLCRWGGDEFVILFPGHPQDKVRKILTTVQQAIPSVLPGICAFSFGIAVFETPPQFERAFALADHQMYEEKQQQALTGDPATIDLGLYAFSQQLETLATPEEVIRTGLARTRTLLHFDMATYIEVSSDGMLARHLDQDPAITALLPGFVLNLHVPFTPMPALVVRTGATVISVDYPNHPLAFASWIEAGVKTTILTPVLIAGRVVGILTLIHLSTWKVVTLEMQRMLELAALRFGHALELFQVAETTRLNLEGGLLGRQSSVSTTRTIPWPLLPGLRLASRPPSSRQC